One window of Solwaraspora sp. WMMA2056 genomic DNA carries:
- a CDS encoding cation:proton antiporter regulatory subunit has protein sequence MRARVEQVDLPGIGVRHDLLTESGRRIGVVSHRSGRRDLVLYDEDDPDACDADIPLTDDEAEALADILGASLMLSQLAGLRDQAAGLLTEQVAITAGSPFVGRTLGDTKARTRTGASIVAVLRNREVLASPGPDFRFAAGDVVVVVGTRAGLDGVGGILADDDPAG, from the coding sequence GTGCGCGCACGTGTGGAACAGGTCGACCTCCCCGGCATCGGGGTGCGCCACGACCTGCTGACCGAGTCGGGTCGGCGGATTGGGGTGGTGAGCCACCGGTCGGGACGTCGGGACCTGGTCCTCTACGACGAGGACGACCCGGACGCCTGCGACGCCGACATCCCGCTGACCGACGACGAGGCCGAGGCGCTCGCCGACATCCTCGGCGCCTCGCTGATGCTCAGCCAGCTGGCCGGGCTGCGCGACCAGGCCGCCGGGCTGCTCACCGAGCAGGTGGCGATCACCGCCGGCTCGCCGTTCGTCGGCCGTACCCTCGGCGACACCAAGGCGCGGACCCGCACCGGGGCGTCGATCGTGGCGGTACTGCGCAACCGGGAGGTGCTGGCGTCACCTGGGCCGGACTTCCGGTTCGCCGCCGGCGACGTGGTGGTGGTCGTCGGCACCCGGGCCGGCCTGGACGGCGTCGGCGGCATCCTGGCCGACGACGACCCGGCTGGCTGA
- a CDS encoding cation:proton antiporter, translating into MHDSALLLIELGALLLLLGLLSRLSRRYGLSPIPLYLLAGLLFGHGGLLPLHDIQDFFAVGAEIGVVLLLVMLGLEYSAAELIGNLRRAAPAGLIDALLNALPGAAFALLLGWGPTAALVLAGITWISSSGVVAKLLGDLGRLGNRETPVILSILVVEDLAMAFYLPVLSAVLIGAGLAAGSVAVAVAVGTVTVVLLAAVRFGHRISALLSVRDPEALLLGVLGLTLLVAGLAAELQVSAAVGAFLVGIALSGPVAHSATELLTPLRDVFAAVFFVFFGLVTDPRDIPPVLLPALALAVTTMGTKVLTGYLAARRAGIAAPGRWRAGLALMPRGEFSIVIAGLAVASSSVEPALAPLATAYVLITVVSGPVLARVPDTRWFKRRVRRRPTAGTASGHHATEAGGHVSPS; encoded by the coding sequence ATGCACGACAGCGCCCTGCTGCTGATCGAACTCGGCGCGCTGTTGCTGCTCCTCGGCCTGTTGAGTCGGCTCTCCCGCCGCTACGGGCTGTCGCCGATCCCGCTCTACCTGCTGGCCGGCCTGCTGTTCGGGCACGGTGGGTTGCTCCCGCTGCACGACATCCAGGACTTTTTCGCCGTCGGTGCCGAGATCGGCGTCGTGTTGCTGCTGGTGATGCTCGGGCTGGAGTACTCCGCCGCCGAACTGATCGGCAACCTGCGCCGGGCCGCGCCGGCCGGTCTGATCGACGCGCTGCTGAACGCGCTGCCGGGCGCGGCGTTCGCGCTGCTGCTCGGCTGGGGGCCGACCGCCGCGCTGGTGCTCGCCGGGATCACCTGGATCTCCTCGTCGGGGGTGGTCGCCAAACTCCTCGGTGACCTGGGCCGGCTGGGCAACCGGGAGACGCCGGTGATCCTGTCGATCCTGGTCGTCGAGGACCTGGCGATGGCGTTCTACCTGCCGGTGCTCAGCGCGGTGCTGATCGGTGCCGGGTTGGCCGCCGGCAGCGTGGCGGTCGCGGTGGCGGTCGGCACGGTAACCGTCGTGCTGCTGGCCGCGGTCCGGTTCGGCCATCGGATCTCCGCCCTGCTGTCGGTACGCGACCCGGAGGCGCTGCTGCTCGGCGTACTCGGGTTGACCCTGCTGGTCGCCGGTCTCGCCGCCGAGTTGCAGGTCTCGGCGGCGGTCGGCGCGTTCCTGGTCGGCATCGCGTTGTCCGGGCCGGTGGCGCACAGCGCCACCGAGCTGCTGACGCCGTTGCGCGACGTGTTCGCCGCCGTGTTCTTCGTCTTCTTCGGCCTGGTGACCGACCCCCGGGACATCCCGCCGGTGCTGCTGCCGGCGTTGGCGCTGGCGGTGACGACGATGGGCACCAAGGTGCTGACCGGCTATCTGGCCGCCCGTCGGGCCGGTATCGCCGCACCTGGCCGGTGGCGGGCCGGGCTGGCGCTGATGCCGCGTGGGGAGTTCTCCATCGTGATCGCCGGTCTGGCGGTGGCCAGTTCGAGCGTGGAGCCGGCGCTGGCCCCACTGGCCACCGCGTACGTGTTGATCACCGTCGTCAGCGGGCCGGTGCTGGCGCGGGTGCCGGACACCCGCTGGTTCAAGCGGCGGGTGCGGCGGCGACCGACAGCCGGTACGGCCAGCGGTCATCACGCAACGGAGGCGGGGGGACACGTATCACCCTCATGA
- a CDS encoding TetR/AcrR family transcriptional regulator — MPTEPGLRERKKERTRAALIDAAADLFDRKGYDETTVAEIAAVAEVSTRTFFSYFRTKEEVLFADNAERLRIAQAEIRLRHPGESPADVLLRTAQRIFATSTFSNELFARLAPIRVRLILASPALQGYALRLLLSGQNDLARGLREAFPDDLDEVTAAAMVGSFIGALVAVMMQLLAELPDPGRAILVDQEQLLAGLQRGMQVAVAGLAAAGQPPAP; from the coding sequence ATGCCGACCGAACCGGGCCTGCGGGAGCGCAAGAAGGAACGCACCCGGGCGGCTCTGATCGACGCGGCGGCCGACCTGTTCGACCGCAAGGGCTACGACGAGACGACCGTCGCCGAGATCGCCGCCGTCGCCGAGGTCTCCACCCGGACCTTCTTCAGCTACTTCCGCACCAAGGAGGAGGTCCTCTTCGCCGACAACGCCGAACGGCTGCGCATCGCCCAGGCCGAGATCCGCCTGCGGCACCCCGGCGAAAGCCCGGCCGACGTGCTGCTGCGTACCGCCCAGCGGATCTTCGCCACCAGCACCTTCTCCAACGAGCTGTTCGCCCGGCTCGCGCCGATCCGGGTCCGGCTGATCCTGGCCAGCCCGGCGCTGCAGGGCTACGCGCTGCGGCTGCTGCTCAGCGGGCAGAACGACCTGGCCCGTGGGCTGCGGGAAGCCTTCCCCGATGACCTCGACGAGGTCACCGCCGCCGCGATGGTGGGTTCGTTCATCGGGGCCCTGGTCGCGGTGATGATGCAACTGCTCGCCGAGCTGCCCGACCCGGGGCGGGCCATCCTGGTCGACCAGGAGCAACTGCTGGCCGGACTGCAACGGGGGATGCAGGTCGCCGTCGCTGGACTCGCCGCCGCCGGTCAGCCACCCGCGCCGTGA